From the Penicillium oxalicum strain HP7-1 chromosome V, whole genome shotgun sequence genome, one window contains:
- a CDS encoding Oxidoreductase andH: protein MVALSTIQSSNASALKTLFPYGPVGVFVGATNGIGKAALLALAKYATRPRLYFIGRSQSAADEVLRQLKEINPDGQYEFVKADASLLSNVDRICLSIQAKETKIDILFQSQGTLDFASETTEKLPLIMALGYYSKMRFIANLLPLLQRSSNPRVVVVLAGTKEGPVNPKDIPGKKVKIWQARGHLCSMMTLTLERFAQSAPDVSFVHSYPGFVRTSLDQSIRGVTGVIVRSITTITNMFVSRHWIPLDETG from the exons ATGGTCGCCCTCTCTACAATTCAGTCATCCAACGCATCCGCCCTCAAGACGCTCTTTCCGTACGGTCCCGTGGGGGTCTTTGTCGGCGCAACCAACGGAATCGGAAAGGCAGCACTCTTAGCACTCGCCAAGTATGCCACAAGACCACGATTGTACTTCATTGGCCGCTCACAGTCCGCTGCGGACGAGGTGCTGCGCCAGCTCAAGGAGATCAATCCCGACGGCCAATATGAGTTCGTCAAAGCGGATGCAAGCCTACTCAGCAATGTTGATCGAATCTGCCTGTCCATTCAAGCCAAGGAGACCAAGATTGATATCCTATTTCAGAGCCAGGGCACGTTGGACTTTGCGTCAG AGACCACAGAGAAACTCCCTCTGATCATGGCCCTTGGCTATTACTCCAAAATGCGCTTCATCGCCAATCTTCTTCCCTTGCTTCAACGCTCGTCCAACCCGCGCGTCGTCGTTGTCTTGGCTGGCACCAAAGAAGGTCCCGTGAACCCCAAGGACATCCCTGggaagaaagtcaagatTTGGCAAGCACGGGGGCATCTTTGCTCCATGATGACACTCACCTTGGAGCGATTCGCCCAGTCTGCCCCGGATGTGAGTTTTGTGCACAGTTATCCCGGCTTCGTTCGAACCTCGCTCGACCAGTCCATTAGGGGCGTCACCGGGGTGATTGTGAGATCGATCACCACGATCACAAACATGTTCGTGTCTAGACATTGGATTCCGCTGGATGAGACGGGGTAG
- a CDS encoding Actin-regulating kinase PRK1, translating to MAAYQSSPPVQQGHAAVPRQFPAFNPVAAANAPAGTFLPGTKVQVGGHRVVVEKYLSEGGFAHVYVVRLPQPVNGTDNAVLKRVAVPDKAALASMRTEVETMKKLKGHKHIVRYIDSHASQLQGGGYEVFLLMEYCAGGGLIDFMNTRLQNRLTEPEIVKIFSDVAEGVACMHYLKPPLLHRDLKVENVLISRASGSTIYKLCDFGSAAAPRPAATSAAEGRLIEDDVQRHTTIQYRSPEMIDVYRKQPIDEKSDIWALGVFLYKLCYYTTPFEEVGQMAILNASYKFPAYPQFSDRLKMLIATMLMENPQKRPNIYEVVKEICDMQGKKVPIRDIYSQRTISEARRNQELPSPPVEAPAVGATFSPPIQETQIIPDIAPMRRGRPGKAQTSAHSSAKPSPSPFRGGSKSSSHDPFAALDGNARANADELSNRFPTLDQFDILHEKGDTFAFEPSAQETKSEDEDLSQRLTNALADDAFGRRQSPERQAPAVNRRSQVSPARSQTPQEVATRQQAPLYQPTPQRPQMVSTGTMTSPSQTPRLSESNPSSRPIYRFPAPENERRPSSQARPGEEVKRTGPKAPSPPSVNIRPNASPRLSSDQLSNQTHSARPSLEGVRRPSGLEHTEPVNRSKSAIAKARPVSVQAPSRYDYSREPEHSRSSLDLSHMQYEGGAPLRSVRTEIDRDLEPVSITSDMDYLRAKEEEESMRKREKRSSSGAKHAKRGSLPSLSLSGSKTLLAGRFGEAFRRFESTNGERTSSPTAEDYSQQQKGLGNDTSPLGSPPNEAAAFDETDPLEDMDREDVSPEMRRELERRRLSQEEKRVANAAAEYRRRVAEGGDGGVQHRSRAILNRVQNFIGESNKPQVAPKTATGYGKYTDSSALQAKQVDRDGPVASSGQGPISRNPGPIYGAREGPTAPVRSSLAGMNRPLETSSPRPASRPAAPPKPKNLRVGGPETSRPGTSPAPGSAGVNSPTSPGGEDWEANFSRRFPSLSGLEMETEIEVPHFSKLRTREV from the exons ATGGCTGCCTATCAATCCTCTCCTCCCGTCCAGCAGGGCCATGCTGCAGTCCCGCGTCAGTTCCCCGCGTTCAACCCGGTCGCCGCGGCGAACGCACCGGCGGGCACTTTTCTTCCGGGGACCAAGGTCCAAGTGGGCGGTCATCGCGTGGTGGTCGAGAAATATCTATCGGAGGGTGGCTTCGCTCATGTCTACGTGGTGCGGCTACCTCAGCCGGTCAACGGTACCGACAATGCTGTCCTCAAACGTGTGGCCGTCCCCGACAAGGCCGCGCTGGCCAGCATGCGCACCGAGGTGGAGAccatgaagaagctcaagggtCATAAACACATTGTTCGATATATCGACTCGCATGCCTCCCAATTACAAGGGGGCGGATATGAGGTCTTCTTGCTCATGGAGTACTGCGCGGGCGGCGGTCTAATTGACTTCATGAACACCCGGTTGCAGAACCGATTGACCGAGCCCGAGATCGTCAAGATTTTCTCGGACGTTGCGGAGGGAGTCGCCTGTATGCATTATCTCAAACCGCCCTTGTTGCACCGAGATCTCAAGGTAGAGAATGTCCTCATCTCGCGCGCCTCGGGTTCGACCATCTACAAGCTATGCGACTTTGGATCTGCGGCGGCTCCTCGCCCAGCCGCAACCTCGGCAGCCGAGGGTCGTCTGAtcgaagatgatgttcaACGCCACACGACCATCCAGTACCGAAGTCCCGAGATGATTGACGTGTATCGCAAGCAACCTATTGACGAGAAAAGTGATATCTGGGCGCTCGGTGTCTTCCTGTACAAACTCTGTTACTACACGACTCCTTTCGAAGAAGTGGGACAGATGGCCATTCTTAACGCTAGTTACAAGTTCCCTGCATACCCACAGTTTTCAGATCGGCTGAAGATGCTAATTG CAACGATGCTTATGGAAAACCCCCAGAAACGACCAAACATTTACGAAGTGGTGAAGGAGATCTGCGACATGCAGGGGAAAAAGGTGCCTATTCGCGAT ATCTACTCGCAGCGAACCATCTCTGAAGCGCGCCGTAACCAAGAATTACCTTCGCCCCCGGTGGAAGCACCTGCCGTCGGCGCAACTTTCTCGCCCCCCATACAGGAGACTCAGATTATTCCGGATATCGCGCCCATGCGAAGAGGCCGACCCGGAAAGGCCCAAACCTCGGCCCACAGCTCTGCGAAACCAAGTCCGTCGCCCTTTCGCGGCGGATCGAAATCTTCGTCGCATGATCCTTTTGCGGCCCTGGATGGCAATGCGAGGGCGAATGCGGATGAGTTATCGAATCGATTCCCAAcgcttgatcaatttgatatCCTCCATGAGAAGGGGGACACGTTCGCCTTTGAGCCAAGCGCGCAGGAAACCAAGTCTGAGGACGAGGACCTTTCACAGAGATTAACAAATGCGCTAGCTGACGACGCTTTTGGCCGACGCCAGTCCCCGGAACGACAGGCTCCTGCTGTGAACCGCAGATCGCAGGTCTCGCCCGCCCGATCACAAACGCCTCAAGAGGTAGCTACTCGGCAACAAGCGCCTCTGTATCAGCCCACGCCTCAGCGGCCCCAGATGGTCTCCACGGGTACGATGACATCGCCATCGCAAACACCTCGTCTGTCAGAGTCAAACCCTTCCAGTCGGCCAATCTACCGTTTCCCAGCTCCCGAAAATGAGCGTCGTCCATCTAGTCAAGCGCGACCTGGAGAAGAAGTCAAACGCACGGGACCTAAAGCACCGTCGCCTCCTTCAGTCAATATAAGACCAAACGCTAGCCCTCGCCTATCCTCTGATCAATTGTCCAATCAAACCCATTCTGCTCGACCTTCCCTGGAGGGGGTTCGACGACCATCGGGTCTGGAGCACACTGAGCCCGTCAACCGGTCCAAGTCTGCAATCGCAAAGGCGCGACCGGTCTCTGTGCAAGCTCCATCACGCTATGACTACTCACGCGAACCCGAACATTCGCGTTCTTCTTTGGATCTTTCGCACATGCAATACGAAGGCGGCGCCCCATTACGTTCGGTCCGCACCGAAATCGACCGGGATCTCGAACCTGTCAGTATCACTTCGGACATGGACTACCTTCGggccaaggaggaagaagagagcatGCGTAAGCGAGAGaagcgcagcagcagcggtgcAAAACATGCCAAGCGAGGGAGTCTTCCATCCTTGTCTCTCTCTGGAAGCAAGACCCTACTTGCTGGCCGTTTCGGCGAGGCCTTCCGGCGCTTCGAGAGCACGAATGGAGAAAGAACCTCCTCGCCAACTGCTGAAGATTATTCACAACAGCAGAAGGGTCTTGGAAATGACACATCCCCCCTGGGATCACCTCCCAACGAAGCAGCCGCCTTCGATGAAACCGATCCTCTCGAAGACATGGACCGGGAAGATGTCTCTCCAGAGATGCGGCGTGAGCTGGAGCGTCGACGACTCTCGCAGGAGGAAAAGCGGGTGGCCAACGCAGCTGCGGAATACCGGCGGCGCGTTGCCGAGGGCGGCGACGGAGGCGTTCAGCATCGGTCTCGGGCAATCCTGAATCGGGTGCAAAATTTCATTGGAGAGTCCAACAAGCCACAGGTGGCGCCCAAGACTGCCACGGGTTACGGCAAATATACCGATTCCAGCGCTTTGCAGGCAAAGCAAGTTGATCGTGACGGCCCGGTTGCATCTTCAGGACAGGGACCCATCTCTCGTAATCCCGGCCCGATATATGGGGCTCGTGAAGGACCCACTGCTCCCGTAAGATCCTCCCTAGCCGGGATGAATCGACCACTGGAAACCTCATCTCCCAGGCCTGCATCGCGCCCAGCAGCTCCGCCGAAACCAAAGAACCTACGGGTGGGTGGACCGGAAACCTCGCGACCTGGCACCAGCCCAGCTCCTGGCTCCGCCGGCGTGAACAGTCCTACGAGCCCGGGAGGGGAGGACTGGGAGGCGAATTTCAGTCGGCGGTTTCCCAGCCTGTCCGGACTCGAGATGGAAACCGAGATTGAGGTGCCGCATTTCTCCAAGCTCAGAACTCGAGAGGTTTAG
- a CDS encoding MAP kinase kinase MKK2/SSP33 gives MSTSSVPLLRPPVPGSRSNTSSPRAPRLTLGIPPSPNAKPVNGGGQPPAAASHASQPQLQRPQQASRPSLPRLQLATPMGSSQSVPQETSYRPNGRPAPPPLSTNLNTQNGLESKASGPASANTSYSALSFAMGLRQPSGGTPDPSSAISSVYSDRDGSVQMERENSVNGLLPDLDKLSLEKGRPLDVEDLDDEGWHAASEQKKIVELGSLGEGAGGAVTRCKLKDGKTVFALKIITTDPNPDVKKQIVRELNFNKDCASDHICRYYGAFMDKSTGTISIAMEFCEGGSLDSIYREVKKLGGRTGEKVLGKVAEGVLNGLTYLHGRKIIHRDIKPSNILLCRNGQVKLCDFGVSGEFGTKGDANTFIGTSYYMAPERITGQSYTITSDVWSLGVTLLEVAQHRFPFPADGTEMQPRAGLIDLLTYIVRQPIPKLKDEPQNNIRWSDNFKYFIECCLEKEPPRRATPWRMLEHPWMLDMKTKKVNMANFVRQVWDWKD, from the exons ATGTCGACATCTTCTGTACCGCTGCTGCGCCCCCCGGTGCCTGGAAGCCGCAGTAATACCAGCAGTCCTCGAGCTCCAAGGCTCACCTTGGGAATTCCCCCGTCACCCAATGCAAAACCTGTCAACGGCGGCGGCCAACCGCCCGCCGCCGCGAGTCACGCATCGCAACCGCAATTGCAAAGACCACAGCAAGCCTCTCGGCCCTCTCTGCCACGTCTCCAATTGGCGACTCCCATGGGGAGTAGCCAAAGTGTCCCGCAGGAGACAAGCTACCGACCCAACGGTCGGCCTGCTCCACCTCCTCTCTCTACAAATCTGAACACGCAAAACGGCCTCGAGAGCAAGGCGAGCGGTCCGGCATCAGCAAATACCTCCTACTCGGCGCTTTCGTTCGCCATGGGACTCCGTCAACCATCAGGCGGTACACCCGATCCGTCATCAGCGATCAGTTCGGTTTACTCTGACCGAGATGGCAGCGTGCAGATGGAACGTGAGAACAGTGTGAACGGCCTCTTACCTGATCTGGACAAGTTGAGTCTGGAAAAGGGCCGACCGCTCGATGTGGAGGACTTGGACGACGAGGGTTGGCATGCTGCCAGTGAGCAGAAAAAGATTGTGGAATTGGGAAGTCTCGGGGAGGGCGCTGGTGGTGCAGTCACCCGATGCAAATTGAAAGACGGGAAAACTGTATTCGCATTGAAA ATTATCACGACGGACCCAAATCCGGATGTCAAGAAGCAAATTGTTCGCGAGCTTAATTTCAACAAAGACTGTGCATCGGATCATATTTGTCGGTACTACGGTGCCTTTATGGACAAGTCGACCGGCACGATCTCGATCGCCATGGAATTTTGCGAAGGAGGAAGCTTGGACAGTATCTACCGGGAGGTCAAGAAACTTGGAGGCCGTACCGGAGAAAAGGTTCTTGGTAAAGTAGCGGAAGGAGTGCTGAATGGATTGACCTATCTGCATGGGCGCAAAATCATCCACAGAG ATATCAAGCCATCCAACATTCTCTTATGCCGGAATGGTCAGGTCAAACTCTGCGATTTTGGTGTCAGTGGTGAGTTTGGCACGAAGGGGGATGCCAACACCTTCATCGGAACCTCCTACTATATGGCCCCAGAACGTATCACCGGTCAATCATACACCATTACCTCCGACGTGTGGTCGTTGGGTGTCACGCTGCTGGAGGTTGCGCAGCACCGGTTCCCTTTCCCGGCGGACGGGACGGAGATGCAACCGCGCGCGGGTCTCATCGACCTCCTCACGTATATCGTTCGACAGCCCATTCCGAAGCTCAAGGATGAACCCCAGAACAACATCCGCTGGTCAGACAACTTCAAGTACTTCATCGAGTGCTG